A genomic stretch from Apis cerana isolate GH-2021 linkage group LG9, AcerK_1.0, whole genome shotgun sequence includes:
- the LOC107997545 gene encoding transcription factor Jun, translated as MVRSSTMEQTFYEDTSVYGAVNRENNMGQLKRNLTLDLNECQRQGPEAKKPRLGPIPAALNNVTPILSSPDLNMLKLSSPELEKFIIAQQDSLVTNLVTPTQILFPKAVTEAQELYARGFVDALNELHHSDSSQEPGSIHGATYTTLEPPNSVQSTESSVSQGVMQIKDEPQTVPSVSSSPPMSPIDMENQERIKLERKRQRNRVAASKCRRRKLERISRLEDKVKLLKGENSELSAVVHRLKEHVCRLKEQVMDHVHSGCQIMAVSGQF; from the coding sequence ATGGTGCGAAGTTCGACAATGGAGCAAACGTTCTACGAGGACACGAGCGTCTACGGCGCCGTGAATCGCGAGAACAACATGGGTCAACTGAAGCGTAATCTTACGCTAGATTTGAACGAATGTCAAAGACAAGGACCTGAAGCGAAAAAGCCGCGATTAGGACCTATACCAGCAGCGTTAAATAATGTTACTCCAATTTTGAGCTCACCAGATTTGAACATGTTGAAACTGAGTTCTCCAGAATTGGAGAAGTTCATTATCGCCCAACAAGATAGTCTTGTAACGAATTTAGTGACGCCTACGCAAATCTTGTTCCCGAAAGCAGTCACCGAGGCGCAAGAATTGTACGCTCGAGGTTTCGTCGATGCTTTGAACGAGTTACATCATTCGGATAGTTCACAAGAACCTGGCAGTATTCATGGAGCTACATATACAACTTTGGAGCCGCCGAACAGTGTACAAAGTACAGAATCGTCAGTGAGTCAAGGTGTAATGCAGATCAAGGATGAACCCCAAACAGTACCAAGCGTATCGAGTTCACCTCCGATGTCTCCCATCGACATGGAGAATCAAGAAAGGATCAAGTTAGAGAGGAAACGTCAAAGGAATCGCGTGGCAGCATCCAAATGTCGCAGGCGTAAGCTTGAACGTATTTCCAGGCTGGAAGATAAAGTTAAATTGCTAAAGGGCGAGAACAGCGAATTAAGCGCTGTGGTGCATAGATTGAAAGAGCACGTGTGCCGGTTAAAGGAGCAGGTGATGGACCACGTGCATTCTGGTTGTCAGATCATGGCAGTTTCGGGTCAGTTCTGA